The DNA region AATCTAGACTCCTAAGCGAATGCACTATAGGCATAATATAGTTTCCTAATAATGTATTAGTAACGGTAGCACTAACAAAATTTAGGCAACAAAGAAACTATTTCATGTAACGAACGACactaatttatagaaatattaactattatatgtTAGTCTATATTCCTTTGACTATCCCAGAATAACACAATCTCCTTATAGAAACTATAAGCAAAATCAGAGAAACAACATTATTGCCTGCATTTTCGTCATAGGAAAGTGTATTAAAGACTTTAATGATATCAATATTAACCAGCCGTCTTTGTCAGGTGCCTCGTGGCATTGTAAAAGGTGTGTGGACCAAAGGTATCGTGTTGCTGCGGCGGAGAACAGAGCCTCGAAGAGATCAGACCTGTTCAGGTACAAAGGCGGCCAGCAGAGAAGACAACAACAGGAACTAACTCCGCCATGTGATGTacgaagtataaaaataatatttcatgtgTGCTAACAATAAACTATAACCGAGCCAAGCGAATGTTTTGTCTCCAGACTGCGTCGACCACATCCTCGACTGCATCGGAAGCAGGAAAAGATTCGAACGAAGTTCACTGCTACTGCGGCGAAAAGAGCGACTGGCTTGCACAAGTATGTTGTATAAATgtgtaatgattttttaaagcgGAGAATATTCAATAGGTGGTGGTCTGTATTATAGCAGCTGAATTTTCAGATGCTGTTATGCTGTCGCTGTTCGCGCTGGTTCCACCAAAGATGTGTCTCAAGTCTTCAATATCCGTTATACGCTGGGGATAAGTGAGTTATGACGACTttacaaagtaatattattatacaaaatcttttcatactactataaataaaatatatttttattattcgttcaaaaaatttaacagttgTAGATCTCTTAACATTGAATCAGCTTgtcttaaataacatttaaacaacTTCCTAGATACAATGGGCATAAGACTCTAGTCTCTCGTAGTGCAATTATGTGAGGGTGAAGCTTCCTTTTACATAGCATATAATTTTCCAGGCTGTATATATTCGCATGTGCAAACTGCAACGGTGGCGCGGAGTATCTGCGGAGGTTGGAGCTGTGTTGGCTGGACCTGGCACATCTCGCCCTCTACAACCTCACCGCGTATAACGCACCCAACTACTTCGACTTGGACACGGTCATCATGCCTTACATCATGGACAACTGGCACGCGCTACAACTACCAGAGAAGGTCCGGCTTGGAATAATAacgttattgtaatataatttgaaatatcaattcattgtACATCTACTTTCCTGAACATCTATTAGAGGTATCACTTGATTGACTTGTAAATtcacctaaaaatattttgtctttgtTATGGTAACTTATCAAACTTTCCTCTTGACTCTACCGCCGCAGAAAAACGTCTCTCGAAGCGAGatctagttttatatatattgtctttCGAGATTAGATGGCAAGGATTTAGCTAATATGTGTACGGTTTTTGTTActactattaattaatgtcaatattatatttcatagatTGATTTGTATAGTTAAGAAAAAAGTGAGAAACGaagaaagtatttatatttcaaaagtgGCTGGAttcatttagatataaatatttactagaCTATACAACAGCTCTGTGTCACAGTCAGATAAGTTATGATGACAAAATAAATGGTAATGAATCAGATGTGGCGGACACCGGTGAACGAGCGACGTGAACGTATACTGACAGCTCTGACGTCATCACGCAAGCGGTTCAAGTGCGGTAGAGAGATGAAGAAGCGGGCGACCATCTGGGGTCTGCGACTGAGACGGCCGCCGCCACCACCTCTACAGCTTGCTGCTCTCGAACAGGTACTAAAACGTTACTATTAGTAGTTAGTACTGACAATATGTGAGACGCAGACATGTTATCAGACCTATTTAATGAGCTTAAAATAGGCCGTTGCTAAAagtagataaatttaaaacaagaaaGATATTCTGAAAACATGATAGAGCACGCAAGAGCGGTCTTGTAAAAACCTAATAGAGTTTGGTTaagttaaatagatttttagatAGTGTAGAACCTTCACAGTTATTCGATCTGCGAACACATTGTATGCTTCTGAAAATCAACTTCGTTTTTAATAACGCGTAATTTGAACTAAAAAATTCATCAAATTAGGaaatgtgtattaaaatagtataatactttttgtattttgtgatGGAATCACAAACACGAACACCATTATTTTCACTTACTACTAGGACTATGAATCCAAAGttccttattaataatacctgtttaatcttttttttttaactcgtACATCCTCTATTTATTAGGTTAAAAAGGGAGAACCGTTGACAGACGAAATTGTACGAGAATACGGTCCCCGGTTAAGATTTTTATCGAGAGCGCCCTCGCCGCCCATCGACGATAGGTAAActcgatttttattaaattaatttaactaatgAGAACATTATTAAtgagataattatatattaaatagttcgTTCTTAGTTCACAGCCTTCAAGTAGTAACAACGAAAAAAGTTCCTATAAAAACCATAGCCAGCGCATGATAGTGCCAGTCGATGGTCACTGGTTGAACCTGATGATGGGAAAGAGGTTCCATGAAAACCTTAATTCTAATTCAGAAAACGATTCAGCCAGTTCATATGAATCCGTTAAAATATCGGAACGCGACGAGCAACCCTCTCCCTCCGTGTGTACCTCCACCCCTAGGAAATCCAATGCCAAAGATGATACAttagaaaaaattacagaaataaatgaatcTGAGTCAAATGAAGCAAAATCAACCTGCGAAAATTCCACAGTGCCATCACTAAACACACCTATACTCTGTTCTAAGTTAGATAAGGTACCCAAAGACAATACTGATGACATTAACTCGAGTAATAACgactgtaatattaatatcaacacTCATACCTCAAGGATAGCAACTATGAACTTAGAAGTTTCCAAGTTATCCAccaaaaacattattgaaCATTCCAAGATAATGTCGCTCCAGCACATGGACAGTGCCCCAGCATATCCCAGCAGTTTCATACATGAATTTGAATCTTCAGGGGACGAAACGTCGAGTAGAGGAACGTTGGATGCAATCATACCGCCGTTAAAAGATTTTCAAGGGAAGAATAACCcatttttaatgcaaaatacATATCCTTCAAAAACTCCATTTTCATCgaatatgaatattcataaCAGACAAAATGGTCGAAATCATTCGCGGTTCTCTCTACCAAATCAATTAAATCCTCTAATGGGGCCTTTAATACGACCATTGAAAAGAAAGCTCAGTGAAAAAGATATTGTTATAGGCCCGAACGGTGAAGTCAAGAGACGGAAATACAGAAGACCGCGAAAACATTTACAACttcaggtaaaaaaaaatcactacagaatgtattaatattaacaatttgccaagaaaatttttcacaaGACTTCAGTTTTTGTACCCTTTTGATTCTTTCAGTCAGAGTGGTCTGTAAGACTAGCATTTTAACGACATTCACGCagacattattttcattacttatGCAGATCTGATGATTTCATGAGTaacaaacacaaaattttgcttattcctttattaattttttttttttaagaaaaaaatgaccaaaatataaatataaatagattataagtAATAGCTTTCTTTCACTACAGCTAAACAAATCATGTCCACTGCCCGAAGACAGCTCAAAGGCTGTCCCGACTACTATGGAGACGGACGTTACTCCACCTGCCACCGCGCACATGAACAACGCAAAGTTCCACGGCAGAAGACTGAGACAGCGGCAGGAGAAGAACTACTATGAGAACGGGAGACGGAACACGAACAGCGTGAACAACTTGAATAGCGTGAAGAGCCTCCAGCTCAGCCCGCACAAGGCTCTAGTGCCAGCGGGTGAGGTGGAGGCGCGCCAGCTGTCGGCGTTAAAGTCCACCGTCCAGTCTTACTTCCGTGCGGGGCAGACGTTCAGAGTGTTGGCGCGCCGCCTAGCGCCCGGCCTGCAGCCTGCCTACCTCATTGAGTGGGACTCCGCCCCCTAGTGGGGTACtcgtgaatttatttaaatataaatattattttaactttaatatattttaagtgctTGTCTGTAGCCTAATTTAGTTGTACAGTAAGTTCAAGGAatgtgatatattattattccaacGTGATGTGTTCGTTTTATTTGACCACCTgcctttatttcaaaatgtaatCAATGATATAATCTTGATTAAAGATGAAATTGGAAGAAAGCGAGATCACGGATTTTGTCTATTTTACGAAACAACCTTATGCGACCTTTTCGgtctttgttaaaaataatcatgacTGGGAGCTTGGCttcataaactatttatttttgcctTTGTCATTTTATCAGtatgtataagtttttatgaaaatgaagGTTTAATGAGTAGTGTTTACAGGAcagttcaaaatttattgtagTGGTAATAAAGCAGAAAGGGTTTCGCAAATTAACCTTATTCCAATATGTGTTCAATGACAACATAAACTGACTAAATTAAACACTGccctacaaatatttttttacgacctATCTAATTTCTAGCTGACTATCCAGATATCAGAAGAGCAATCTATAACAAATCTACCTCACTTGTCTCCAAAACAGATGATGTTACAAGTGTTATCCAAAATAAAGACCACTTTGTTGCATAAAAgcaatttacaataattgcAGTGGCCATTTGTATATAGTGGTCATAATTtgtctttcttttattttaaaccccTTAGTCTTATGTACAgtatatagtattaatatgtttacctAGAAcagttcttatataaataaatatttatatgaaaacaaaattctagatataaaaagaataaatacaattattttgcacGTTGGGACAGAACCTATTAAGTTAAAGTGCCACATAACTActacaagttttaaaaattatacatgatTTTCTACATTTGATGTCCTGCCTAgctaattatatacatacaatctagaaaatactttattgCTAATTACCTGGttcagtatatataataattcaaaacttGTATTGTGAATTTCAATAGTTAATACTTACTTCTAGTAAATTACAATACTGCCATAAATTCaatgcattttataaaataaaactgatttttttatttcataagtcCCAACTTGgaataaatactaaatgaatcttcatattttatgtttagacATAAGATTTATTTGTCGGATGATGCATAAGAGTGTGGATCCAGATAAACATGTACacaatgttttaaacaattttgcaCAATTTAAACAACACAGTACAATATGGaatgtcaatatattttactttatatctaCATTGATTTGAGTCTAGAAAAAtggctgaaataaaaaatttcttaacaatATACAATTGTTTTGGGCTGGTactgtattaattttacacataCCATAAACTTATGATGTATGTTTAATTTccataatactttaatacattttccaCTGGAGTCATCTAACTACAACATAAAAGACATATtccaatgtaaaataaatatatttcaaatcaaatGTATGACATTTGATCTGTTTACTGTTGCCAGACtgataaaaaatctactaacATTAAGCAATATTTATCGAAAATCGAACACGTAACAAAAATTccatttactattaaatacataacgCACTATGACTTCACATTGCACCTTGGTTAGGTGTAGTACTCTGAATGttgtttacataaaacattgacCATTGTGTAATGTGAAGACACTTGAAGAAATAACAGATTCCATGGTTAAAAGTTGATTGTCTATTCatcaattacataaaatatttttgatttttttttttcaatttcaattactaccattctatttattattagtacatACTATAAAACAAGTTGGAAGGTAGACGCTcctacaacaaaatataaatatattataggcTTACAAGTGTAAAGAGAGTTTACATCAAGAACTTGCAtacaaacttattatattacagttattttaaaatgctacCCCCTCGTCAATGCCTACAGCACGCAACCAAGAAGTCAAGATTGATAgtacaacattttaatttataataagtatatctATTCACAGCACTTAACCACATTGTTAGTCAACAATTCACACACAAAACGATCACGTCACTCTGGTGTCATACTATCACCATATGTATACATTGCattgacatattatttactttatatactcATATGTACAATTTAACATAAGGCCAGCACAACACATTACAGTGTTTCTTCAAAGGCCGCCATCGTATCGCTTTGGAAATTCATGTCAATTTGCCCAGCCaactgaaaacaaaaatttacattaagatAATGTATTAagcattacaaaattatctaGCATCTGcattttattcaattgaatatatactatcacaaaaaattataatatactttttccAACGTAGGTCGGttccaattttttataaaattaaaaataaaatatttaagttcaaGAGGGAAAGACGCTTTGCCTTTAAACGAATCGGAATCAGAATTcttaataattctaaattcTAAAACATGGGTTTTGTTAACTCTTTCCCACAAAacgatttatatgaaactacaaaaatataatttacacagAATTATAACttgactaaaatttaatgGTATTAAAGTTGAATGATAAAGTACGGCATTTGTTTACTAGGAGAATATATATACCAGTATATCTATTTTTCAAGTATATATTGTCtacaaaaccaaaaaaaattgttctcgCCCGCCTTTACACGACGGCTCGGACGCGGCGAGGCgaggatataatatatattgtatcggtatatttttaaatttagaacataCCGCCTCTCTCCTTCTGCGTTCCTGTTCTCGTTGCCGGAGCCGGTCACGTTCAGAGATAGGCGGCTTGTCGGGTGCTGCGGGCGCGGGCGGAGCAGCGGGCGCTGCGGGCGGGGAGCCGCGCGCCACCGGCGACACTGACGGTGACGACACTTCCGCGCTCTCCACCTTGCGTGCACTCACACCGACccttaacattattaaacaatggttattatataatacggTATCAATATAATGTGAAGTTTGCTGTTTGCTATAGAAATGTGGTAACAAATTGACATAGGACCATTCGATTATGTAAGGTGGAAATGAAAATGCGACAATAtgcataaatttttcaacattATCATCGTGAAGCTATTATTTCGTCAATgtaagattattatattatattgaccaGCTGTAGGAGCAGAACACATAATGGCGCCCTAACctgattttttttgcaatgtCGGTAAAGTTGCAttcatcataataattttaaccacAAAAACctgacaaaatttatttgtacacaAAATCACCGGAAGTCGTACCAGATATCAAaagattgtaatttttataacaaacgttATTCTGCCCTTTTActttagttattcaaatacgTGCTTTTTTAGTTTGTCATCTCTGTATCTATCGaatatactgttttttttttacgaaatccTAAAATGTAATTCAATGGTGAAGCTACAGTATCCCTGTCGTATACTGAATGTGATCACAACTAATTCGTAAAGTTGTTTAAGAAGTAAAAATGGAAGAAAAAAGAATGGAATGGAGATGAATGGAGATTGGAGCCGGAAGTGTTAATTATGCAATGTAATGAGTAAAATATAGGACttagtatattttcaatgttcatGCTCCTTACATTccaagatattaattttagcatTTTCATCTCTaccttattaaaattcttatacttTGTACCTCATTTTGTCATCCTCGGGATGCCGCCTTTCTGTTTCCTGACGTTGTCTTTCTCTTTCCGCTTGCTCTTTCTTCCTCAACTCCTGCTGCTCAATTAAAGCTCTTTGCCTGTCTATCTTTTCTCGAGCCTGTTTCTTAAAAGCCTGCCAAAAACACGTTTTGAATTAGCGTCGTCTAATTTTTAGGACAATACGTgagtcaattattataattgatactTACTTGAAAACTGTCCATAActggtttttgttttatttgattggtGTTTCCGACGCTAGGAATACTCTGAGGACTTCCGGCTTGAGCGAGTGACGACCAAGAACtagcattttttaaattctgttcTTGCTTTAGTTTAAAAGCTTGAGCAAAAGTAGAATTTTT from Danaus plexippus chromosome 3 unlocalized genomic scaffold, MEX_DaPlex mxdp_30, whole genome shotgun sequence includes:
- the LOC116766762 gene encoding uncharacterized protein LOC116766762 isoform X2, giving the protein MDINAEVSTQLSLIDVLLSDFDKTITPCTNKKNEKKEEETQDAMPDSTTNTEKTNTNPFHCGDDVLVLNKDGRYYLGTIVELSTSNDNDSCEVGTGVARCLVKFGDGTHAWAPVTSLKLLSAPPSDDGRIMCVVCKRREGPAASLAANAIIACDMCGRGYHAKCHTPPVEAWINGASWHCKRCVDQRYRVAAAENRASKRSDLFRYKGGQQRRQQQELTPPCDTASTTSSTASEAGKDSNEVHCYCGEKSDWLAQMLLCCRCSRWFHQRCVSSLQYPLYAGDKLYIFACANCNGGAEYLRRLELCWLDLAHLALYNLTAYNAPNYFDLDTVIMPYIMDNWHALQLPEKMWRTPVNERRERILTALTSSRKRFKCGREMKKRATIWGLRLRRPPPPPLQLAALEQVKKGEPLTDEIVREYGPRLRFLSRAPSPPIDDSSQPSSSNNEKSSYKNHSQRMIVPVDGHWLNLMMGKRFHENLNSNSENDSASSYESVKISERDEQPSPSVCTSTPRKSNAKDDTLEKITEINESESNEAKSTCENSTVPSLNTPILCSKLDKVPKDNTDDINSSNNDCNININTHTSRIATMNLEVSKLSTKNIIEHSKIMSLQHMDSAPAYPSSFIHEFESSGDETSSRGTLDAIIPPLKDFQGKNNPFLMQNTYPSKTPFSSNMNIHNRQNGRNHSRFSLPNQLNPLMGPLIRPLKRKLSEKDIVIGPNGEVKRRKYRRPRKHLQLQLNKSCPLPEDSSKAVPTTMETDVTPPATAHMNNAKFHGRRLRQRQEKNYYENGRRNTNSVNNLNSVKSLQLSPHKALVPAGEVEARQLSALKSTVQSYFRAGQTFRVLARRLAPGLQPAYLIEWDSAP
- the LOC116766762 gene encoding uncharacterized protein LOC116766762 isoform X1, whose protein sequence is MDINAEVSTQLSLIDVLLSDFDKTITPCTNKKNEKKEEETQDAMPDSTTNTEKTNTNPFHCGDDVLVLNKDGRYYLGTIVELSTSNDNDSCEVGTGVARCLVKFGDGTHAWAPVTSLKLLSAPPSDDGRIMCVVCKRREGPAASLAANAIIACDMCGRGYHAKCHTPPVEAWINGASWHCKRCVDQRYRVAAAENRASKRSDLFRYKGGQQRRQQQELTPPCDTASTTSSTASEAGKDSNEVHCYCGEKSDWLAQLNFQMLLCCRCSRWFHQRCVSSLQYPLYAGDKLYIFACANCNGGAEYLRRLELCWLDLAHLALYNLTAYNAPNYFDLDTVIMPYIMDNWHALQLPEKMWRTPVNERRERILTALTSSRKRFKCGREMKKRATIWGLRLRRPPPPPLQLAALEQVKKGEPLTDEIVREYGPRLRFLSRAPSPPIDDSSQPSSSNNEKSSYKNHSQRMIVPVDGHWLNLMMGKRFHENLNSNSENDSASSYESVKISERDEQPSPSVCTSTPRKSNAKDDTLEKITEINESESNEAKSTCENSTVPSLNTPILCSKLDKVPKDNTDDINSSNNDCNININTHTSRIATMNLEVSKLSTKNIIEHSKIMSLQHMDSAPAYPSSFIHEFESSGDETSSRGTLDAIIPPLKDFQGKNNPFLMQNTYPSKTPFSSNMNIHNRQNGRNHSRFSLPNQLNPLMGPLIRPLKRKLSEKDIVIGPNGEVKRRKYRRPRKHLQLQLNKSCPLPEDSSKAVPTTMETDVTPPATAHMNNAKFHGRRLRQRQEKNYYENGRRNTNSVNNLNSVKSLQLSPHKALVPAGEVEARQLSALKSTVQSYFRAGQTFRVLARRLAPGLQPAYLIEWDSAP